In Paenibacillus sonchi, a single genomic region encodes these proteins:
- a CDS encoding SDR family oxidoreductase → MLNHKTAVITGASSGIGRAIATRLAAQGVHVFITGRSREQLEEVKSQIEVAGGQATCSAFDLRDTGRLQDFIRQTRTQTGHLDIMVNNAGLHIHGNIVDTKVEDWREMIDVNILALLAGSQAAVQAMRLNEGGAPGHIINISSGNAYEPGRDFYSATKHMVNAIGQALTRELAQEPIQITTILPGAVATNFGRNLEPEAVVQLARKLGMEVEYKQGDHLPEELIARISGAMGQTFLSGDDIARAVVYALQQPQNVVVRELYLTAPNVYLGNDFSM, encoded by the coding sequence ATGTTAAATCATAAAACAGCCGTCATTACCGGGGCATCCAGCGGCATTGGACGCGCCATCGCCACCCGGCTTGCAGCACAAGGTGTGCATGTCTTCATCACTGGAAGAAGCCGGGAACAACTGGAAGAGGTGAAGTCGCAAATCGAAGTGGCAGGCGGGCAAGCCACCTGCAGCGCATTTGATCTCCGGGATACCGGCAGGCTGCAGGATTTTATCCGCCAAACCCGGACGCAGACCGGTCATTTGGATATCATGGTCAACAATGCCGGCCTGCATATCCATGGGAATATTGTCGATACGAAGGTGGAGGACTGGCGGGAGATGATCGATGTCAATATCTTGGCACTTCTGGCCGGCTCGCAGGCAGCTGTCCAGGCCATGCGGCTGAATGAAGGCGGCGCCCCAGGCCATATTATTAATATTTCCTCAGGCAACGCCTACGAACCGGGAAGGGATTTCTACAGCGCCACCAAACATATGGTGAATGCAATCGGACAAGCCTTGACACGTGAGCTGGCCCAAGAGCCGATTCAGATAACAACGATTCTTCCCGGTGCTGTAGCCACCAACTTTGGACGGAACCTTGAACCGGAGGCAGTTGTACAGCTAGCCCGCAAGCTGGGGATGGAGGTCGAATACAAGCAGGGGGACCACCTGCCGGAAGAGCTGATTGCACGGATTAGCGGGGCCATGGGCCAGACCTTTTTGAGCGGCGATGATATAGCAAGAGCTGTAGTCTACGCGCTGCAGCAGCCGCAGAATGTAGTGGTCCGTGAGCTGTATCTGACTGCGCCGAACGTGTATCTCGGCAACGATTTCTCTATGTAG
- a CDS encoding YkoP family protein, giving the protein MELKIGKSMVQSLWMAWEKVFALGSHFRGAGTSRFGICSVMLKKHRGKAIICQDSTVIHDGEWVGELHLDNGSILKLIKSEGSDRAALRTARMLRQSMRQINEAFESQSEFKQVKALLGITLLHRGITHGLGFEQQAMQPGLFRRMTTIYLRLLLSALHPEGKNRIGQRTDQLVPMLLIHSRASLKDRFSPDRSCRDKYISALRRNYALTSDYWNHQHLYSIYVTPQSDYTAGGVWRHAPGDVSQGGGFHL; this is encoded by the coding sequence GTGGAACTAAAAATCGGAAAAAGTATGGTGCAGTCCCTCTGGATGGCCTGGGAAAAGGTGTTTGCGCTGGGCTCACATTTTCGCGGAGCCGGTACCTCCCGTTTTGGGATTTGCAGCGTAATGCTCAAAAAACACAGAGGGAAAGCTATTATATGCCAGGACTCTACAGTGATTCATGACGGGGAATGGGTAGGAGAGCTGCACCTTGATAACGGAAGTATTCTGAAGCTGATAAAGTCCGAAGGTTCGGACCGGGCTGCACTGCGGACGGCAAGAATGCTGCGGCAATCCATGCGCCAGATCAATGAAGCCTTCGAATCGCAGTCAGAGTTCAAGCAGGTCAAGGCGCTCCTGGGGATTACGCTGCTGCACCGGGGAATCACGCATGGTCTGGGCTTTGAGCAGCAGGCGATGCAGCCGGGATTGTTCAGACGGATGACCACGATCTATCTCCGCCTGCTGTTGTCAGCATTGCACCCGGAGGGGAAAAACAGAATCGGCCAACGCACCGATCAGCTCGTCCCGATGCTGCTGATCCATTCGCGCGCTTCACTGAAAGACCGTTTTTCCCCGGACAGAAGCTGCCGGGATAAATACATATCCGCTTTAAGGAGGAACTATGCTCTCACATCTGACTATTGGAATCATCAGCATCTTTATTCTATATATGTTACTCCCCAGTCTGATTACACGGCTGGCGGGGTATGGCGTCATGCGCCGGGGGACGTCTCCCAGGGAGGTGGCTTTCACCTTTGA
- a CDS encoding alpha/beta hydrolase fold domain-containing protein: MHKFKLVYQVIINAMLDLPGVTEPKSRVENAEGYRLTTKGIEWFVSRYLNEASEARSPLASPLLAEYLGELPPACVITSEYDPLRDEGEMYAQRLIAAGVDVCLKRYNGVIHGFFNMQETLEEAQDALALVCAMLAEAFGKELQ; this comes from the coding sequence TTGCACAAATTCAAGCTTGTGTATCAGGTCATCATTAACGCAATGCTGGATTTGCCGGGAGTCACAGAACCTAAATCGCGCGTGGAGAATGCGGAAGGCTATAGACTGACCACCAAAGGCATCGAATGGTTTGTGTCCCGGTACTTGAATGAAGCAAGCGAGGCCCGGAGCCCTCTGGCTTCACCGCTGCTTGCTGAGTATCTTGGAGAGCTTCCTCCCGCTTGCGTGATTACCTCAGAATATGATCCGTTGAGAGATGAAGGGGAGATGTATGCGCAGCGGCTCATTGCGGCAGGAGTTGATGTTTGCTTAAAAAGATACAACGGGGTCATTCATGGTTTTTTTAACATGCAGGAGACTTTGGAGGAAGCGCAGGATGCCCTGGCGCTGGTCTGTGCGATGCTGGCGGAAGCATTCGGGAAGGAGCTGCAATGA
- a CDS encoding TetR/AcrR family transcriptional regulator, producing MEKAADLRVIRTKKLIDEAFLSLVEEKGLESVNVRSLTSKAGINRGTFYLHYQDIYDLMEKMEDQIIEEMNALPARSIPEQLLGSGSVEEPFPSIVEFIRFMNGRHRFFAIFFAQEGISFGKRLRTLIHSRMYEKLPRQAMNPDALAVPDEYIVAYFSSAHFGVIRHWFESGRTLPRSRWR from the coding sequence ATGGAAAAAGCCGCTGATCTGCGGGTGATCCGCACGAAGAAGCTGATTGATGAAGCGTTTCTGTCACTTGTTGAGGAGAAAGGGCTGGAAAGTGTGAATGTTAGAAGTCTGACCTCTAAGGCAGGGATTAACCGCGGCACCTTCTATCTGCATTATCAGGATATTTATGATCTGATGGAGAAGATGGAGGATCAGATTATTGAAGAGATGAACGCTCTGCCAGCCCGGAGCATACCTGAACAGCTGCTTGGCAGCGGAAGTGTAGAAGAGCCTTTTCCCTCGATTGTGGAATTTATCCGCTTTATGAACGGGCGGCACCGGTTTTTTGCTATTTTTTTCGCCCAGGAAGGCATCTCATTTGGAAAAAGACTAAGAACACTGATTCACAGCCGCATGTATGAGAAGCTTCCCCGGCAGGCCATGAATCCGGACGCCTTGGCGGTCCCGGACGAATATATTGTCGCATATTTCAGCTCAGCGCATTTTGGGGTCATCCGGCACTGGTTTGAATCGGGGAGAACACTCCCCCGGAGCAGGTGGCGCTGA
- a CDS encoding MarR family winged helix-turn-helix transcriptional regulator — protein MELLTLARNVGILHRQTQTYIAAIGSTLDISFSECILLMNIYGNEGITQEELSALLFIDKAATARSLQSLEKKGVIRRETKNEDRRAKKLFVTDKGTEFQAYFFNRLEAWEKVTTGGMDEEAKDQVFKGLKRMAEQSMRADLSDCQQSKEEGHKYAIEPETE, from the coding sequence ATGGAGCTTTTAACACTCGCAAGAAATGTAGGAATACTCCACAGGCAAACTCAGACGTATATTGCGGCTATTGGCAGCACTCTGGATATCAGCTTCTCGGAGTGTATCCTTCTGATGAACATTTACGGCAATGAGGGTATCACCCAGGAAGAACTGTCCGCCCTGTTGTTTATTGATAAGGCGGCAACGGCTAGATCGCTTCAATCTCTTGAGAAGAAGGGGGTGATCAGGCGGGAGACGAAAAATGAGGATAGAAGAGCCAAGAAACTTTTTGTTACGGATAAAGGAACAGAATTTCAAGCGTATTTCTTCAACCGTCTGGAAGCATGGGAGAAGGTTACAACCGGAGGAATGGATGAAGAGGCAAAGGACCAGGTCTTTAAGGGGCTGAAGAGGATGGCGGAGCAATCCATGCGGGCAGACCTAAGTGACTGTCAACAATCCAAGGAAGAAGGCCATAAGTATGCCATTGAACCCGAAACTGAATAA
- a CDS encoding ABC transporter ATP-binding protein, with amino-acid sequence MTTILRTWELTKEYQGKEVVSGVNMNIKQGEIYGFLGPNGAGKTTVMKMITNLVKPTEGFIEFFGVSMTDHSYELLKRMGCIIENPVFYDKLTARENLQLHGEYMGYYNVKAMEEALELVKLKDVDKKPVKQFSLGMKQRLGIARALMTKPELLILDEPINGLDPMGIKEMREVFRMLSREYGMTLLISSHLLGEVEQVADTIGVIFEGILLEEVAMDRIRSRNTPYIELITGESGKAVYVLEHKLGLTNFKMLNPRTIRIYDAVQQLELNKALIEADVELESLSKKNHSLEDHFVELMGWGGIA; translated from the coding sequence ATGACAACCATATTGCGGACATGGGAGCTAACCAAGGAGTATCAAGGCAAAGAGGTTGTTAGCGGCGTGAACATGAATATTAAGCAAGGCGAAATTTACGGGTTCCTGGGACCGAACGGAGCGGGTAAAACCACGGTAATGAAAATGATCACCAATCTGGTGAAGCCGACAGAGGGGTTTATCGAATTTTTTGGAGTGAGCATGACAGACCATTCCTATGAATTGCTGAAGCGCATGGGCTGTATTATTGAAAATCCGGTGTTCTACGACAAGCTGACGGCGAGAGAAAATCTCCAGCTGCACGGGGAGTACATGGGGTACTACAATGTGAAGGCCATGGAAGAAGCACTGGAGCTGGTCAAGCTGAAGGATGTGGACAAAAAGCCGGTCAAGCAGTTCTCCCTGGGGATGAAGCAGCGGCTGGGCATTGCCCGGGCGCTAATGACCAAGCCGGAGCTGCTTATTCTGGATGAGCCGATCAACGGGCTGGACCCCATGGGCATCAAGGAAATGCGTGAAGTGTTCCGCATGCTGAGCCGGGAATATGGAATGACGCTGCTGATCTCCAGCCACCTTCTGGGGGAGGTTGAACAGGTTGCCGACACCATCGGCGTGATCTTTGAGGGAATTTTGCTGGAGGAAGTGGCGATGGACAGAATCCGCAGCCGGAACACGCCATACATCGAGCTGATTACCGGAGAGAGCGGCAAAGCGGTGTATGTGCTGGAGCACAAGCTGGGCCTCACCAACTTCAAGATGCTGAACCCCCGGACGATCCGCATTTACGATGCCGTGCAGCAGCTTGAACTGAATAAAGCCCTGATAGAAGCGGATGTGGAGCTGGAAAGCCTGAGTAAAAAAAATCATTCGCTGGAAGATCATTTTGTGGAACTGATGGGGTGGGGAGGCATTGCTTAA
- a CDS encoding amidohydrolase family protein yields MMAGIQELRASKIDLHSHYLPSAYREALLKHTGPNPDGFPTPVWNADLHLEAMEQLGIAVSLLSLSSPHIHWGDREAARELARRVNEDGAELVRKYPGKFGLLASLPVPEISDSIAEIKYAMDVLHADGFTLPTHALGVYLGNPCLHDIFDELNTRKAIVALHPNRPTLVPEHVLERLPAPMMEFFFDTTRTVMNLIFTGTLSRFPDITYIIPHAGAFLPVLADRIAPALHMMPSIFGEHTEDAGLDIYASLKGLYYDLAGACLPRQLGNLLQLIGTDHLLYGSDYPYTPADACKSLADGLEGTGLLTDEARCQIYGENALRLFPEL; encoded by the coding sequence ATGATGGCTGGTATCCAGGAATTGCGTGCAAGTAAAATCGATCTTCACAGCCATTATCTGCCTTCAGCCTACAGAGAGGCATTGCTGAAACATACCGGACCCAATCCCGATGGGTTTCCAACTCCCGTCTGGAATGCGGACCTTCATTTGGAGGCGATGGAGCAATTGGGGATTGCGGTCTCGCTATTGTCTTTGTCTTCTCCCCATATTCATTGGGGAGACAGAGAAGCTGCCAGAGAATTGGCCCGGAGGGTAAACGAGGACGGTGCGGAGCTTGTGCGGAAATATCCCGGGAAGTTTGGCTTGCTGGCCTCATTGCCTGTGCCGGAGATTTCCGATTCCATTGCAGAGATTAAATACGCTATGGATGTGCTGCATGCTGACGGTTTTACACTGCCTACCCATGCGCTGGGAGTATATCTGGGCAATCCCTGCCTGCATGATATCTTTGACGAGCTGAACACACGTAAAGCCATTGTCGCACTTCATCCCAATAGACCCACGCTTGTCCCGGAGCATGTTCTGGAAAGATTGCCTGCCCCGATGATGGAGTTTTTCTTCGATACGACCCGCACAGTAATGAACCTTATCTTCACAGGGACCTTAAGCCGCTTTCCCGACATCACTTACATTATCCCGCATGCCGGTGCGTTCCTGCCGGTACTTGCCGACCGGATTGCACCGGCGCTGCATATGATGCCTTCGATATTCGGTGAGCACACGGAGGATGCCGGGTTGGATATCTACGCCTCACTAAAAGGACTTTATTATGACCTTGCCGGCGCTTGTCTGCCCAGACAGCTGGGCAACCTGCTGCAATTGATTGGGACGGACCATCTCTTGTATGGCAGCGACTATCCGTATACCCCGGCTGATGCCTGCAAATCTTTAGCGGACGGTCTGGAGGGGACTGGTTTGCTGACGGATGAAGCGCGCTGTCAAATCTATGGTGAGAATGCGTTGCGTTTGTTTCCAGAGCTGTAA
- a CDS encoding tail fiber domain-containing protein, which yields MASADSLHTHSQIYNPQTDILALSASAEGDVDVHHDLTVGSNLTVAGDLEVRGTSASITTDELDIGSPWVTINKDGGEVSSLSGGGLEIYRGPNQPAAKISWDETKDEWQLATPTEPAAMVVDTSGNVNVSGGLKAANASVLGAVTAASAAIAGTVTVGDGLEVLQGTETSAQIKWAKDRWKLGTAGKTVLSLTRSGKVGVGTDNPTEVLDVAGKAVFRTEAEIAGAATFSGKVTAHGEATFEGDAAFNKAIHAADLAVSKNAVVAGNVVAGGFEAPRGLDSSGKELPNARIVWNNVQKAWFYGDGVTLSEFGTGKGGQNKLYNALGDTIALFADSEGRVGIGTNTPLALMDVKIKGGLTAFSVTGAGNVGIGTYDPKSKLDVQGDTAVAGTLTAVNAVISKDLTVTGNLTVNGDTVMINAATLEVEDNIIRVNKYAPQATPVVKNAGLEVFRGGTALPAQLIWDETADEWQAGVPNALKAIEFKGHTHPEFAELSGAFTVVSGNVGIGTPAPAAKLDVNGNVAVSGKLTAVDAAASGTLTAKDAAVTGTLTAKDANLSGTAAFKDAAVNGTFTAKDAAVSGVLTAKEATVSNALTAKDATVSGVLTAKDAAISGSLTLGQGIAVDRGADPKAQLLWDESTDAWQAGVAGSMKQLSYSGHTHPELTALTGVLKIASGNLGIGTAAPTAKLDVNGNAVVSGKLTVVDTAISGTLTAKDATVSGSLTLSQGIAVERGTDPKAQILWNEALDEWQVGVAGSLKQLSYSGHTHQELSDLSAVLKIASGNLGIGTATPAAKLDVNGNAAVSGKLTVADAAVSGTLTAKDAALTGVLTVKDASLSGTLTVPNATVSATLTAKDAAVSNKLTAKDAVISGSLAVSQGIEVGRGTDKKARIAWNAANNVWQAGIEGDLQTLVCKDHVYDELIQVAGAVTVDSSSNVGIGKTPTDDYKLDVNGNLRATNFAQTSSRTFKENIASLPVKKALELLNKLKPVTFNYKAENAKKQNIGFIAEDVPQIFSTTDHKSVVLMDIIAVLTTVVQKQQKEAQDMRKQVNELQVQVKALAGA from the coding sequence ATGGCGAGTGCGGATTCCCTGCACACCCACAGCCAGATCTACAATCCGCAGACCGATATACTGGCACTAAGCGCCAGTGCCGAGGGGGATGTGGATGTCCATCATGATCTGACCGTCGGCAGCAATCTTACAGTGGCCGGAGATCTGGAAGTCCGGGGGACTTCTGCCAGCATCACTACGGACGAGTTGGACATCGGCAGTCCATGGGTCACGATCAATAAGGATGGCGGTGAGGTCTCTTCACTTTCCGGCGGCGGATTGGAAATCTACCGGGGACCCAACCAGCCTGCTGCCAAGATTTCCTGGGACGAGACTAAGGATGAGTGGCAGCTTGCAACGCCTACAGAACCTGCTGCAATGGTTGTTGATACATCAGGTAATGTCAATGTATCCGGTGGACTGAAGGCTGCCAACGCCAGTGTCCTTGGTGCGGTGACCGCTGCCAGTGCAGCTATTGCCGGAACGGTGACCGTTGGTGATGGTCTTGAAGTACTCCAGGGAACGGAGACGAGTGCACAGATCAAATGGGCAAAGGACCGCTGGAAGCTGGGAACCGCAGGCAAAACTGTACTTAGCCTGACCCGCAGCGGCAAAGTGGGTGTGGGCACAGATAATCCTACTGAAGTTCTGGATGTGGCCGGCAAGGCTGTTTTCCGGACAGAGGCGGAAATCGCCGGAGCAGCAACGTTTTCGGGCAAGGTCACTGCCCATGGCGAAGCGACATTCGAAGGAGACGCTGCATTTAATAAGGCGATTCATGCGGCAGATCTTGCGGTAAGCAAAAATGCAGTCGTGGCCGGCAATGTTGTTGCGGGCGGCTTCGAGGCTCCGCGCGGGCTGGACAGCAGCGGCAAGGAACTGCCGAATGCGCGGATCGTCTGGAATAACGTGCAGAAGGCCTGGTTCTATGGCGACGGAGTTACGCTCTCGGAATTCGGCACGGGCAAAGGCGGCCAGAACAAGCTCTACAACGCGCTTGGTGATACCATTGCCCTGTTCGCGGATTCGGAAGGCAGAGTAGGGATCGGAACCAATACCCCGCTGGCACTTATGGATGTCAAGATTAAGGGGGGGCTCACGGCTTTCAGCGTAACCGGAGCAGGAAATGTCGGTATCGGGACCTATGATCCGAAATCAAAGCTCGATGTGCAGGGCGACACAGCGGTTGCGGGAACCCTCACAGCGGTTAATGCCGTCATCTCCAAGGATCTGACCGTAACAGGCAATCTGACTGTGAACGGCGATACAGTGATGATCAATGCAGCTACCCTGGAAGTTGAAGACAACATTATTAGAGTGAATAAGTATGCACCCCAAGCAACGCCGGTTGTCAAAAATGCCGGGCTGGAGGTATTCCGCGGCGGGACCGCGCTCCCGGCCCAACTGATCTGGGATGAAACTGCCGATGAATGGCAGGCCGGTGTCCCGAATGCCCTGAAGGCTATCGAGTTCAAAGGCCATACCCATCCGGAGTTCGCCGAATTGTCCGGCGCATTTACCGTAGTTTCCGGAAATGTCGGGATCGGCACCCCGGCGCCGGCCGCCAAGCTGGATGTCAACGGCAATGTGGCCGTTTCCGGCAAGCTGACCGCTGTAGACGCCGCTGCCAGCGGGACATTAACGGCCAAGGATGCCGCAGTTACGGGAACACTGACTGCTAAGGATGCGAATCTGAGCGGTACGGCAGCATTTAAAGACGCCGCAGTCAACGGCACATTTACGGCGAAAGATGCCGCAGTCAGCGGTGTATTGACCGCGAAGGAGGCAACGGTCAGCAATGCATTGACGGCGAAGGATGCAACGGTCAGCGGTGTATTGACCGCGAAGGATGCAGCCATCAGCGGCAGCCTTACCCTCGGCCAGGGCATTGCCGTGGACAGGGGAGCCGACCCGAAAGCGCAGCTTCTCTGGGACGAATCCACAGATGCCTGGCAGGCTGGGGTAGCCGGAAGTATGAAGCAGCTTTCGTACAGCGGCCACACCCATCCGGAGCTGACGGCTCTGACCGGTGTGCTGAAGATAGCCTCCGGGAATCTCGGGATTGGCACCGCAGCGCCAACCGCCAAGCTGGATGTGAACGGCAATGCGGTTGTCTCAGGTAAACTGACCGTTGTTGACACAGCCATCAGCGGTACCTTGACTGCCAAAGACGCAACGGTCAGCGGCAGCCTTACCCTCAGCCAGGGCATTGCCGTGGAGAGGGGAACCGATCCGAAAGCACAAATTCTGTGGAATGAAGCGCTGGATGAGTGGCAGGTTGGCGTAGCAGGCAGCCTGAAGCAGCTTTCGTACAGCGGCCATACACACCAGGAGCTTTCAGACCTGAGCGCTGTGCTGAAGATCGCTTCCGGCAATCTCGGGATTGGCACCGCCACACCGGCTGCCAAGCTGGATGTCAACGGCAATGCGGCAGTGTCCGGGAAGCTGACGGTGGCCGACGCGGCAGTAAGCGGTACCTTGACAGCAAAGGACGCAGCACTAACCGGAGTGCTGACCGTGAAGGATGCATCTCTAAGTGGAACATTGACGGTTCCAAATGCAACAGTGTCCGCCACGCTGACAGCGAAAGACGCTGCGGTTAGCAATAAACTGACCGCCAAGGATGCTGTCATCAGCGGCAGTCTGGCGGTTAGCCAAGGCATTGAAGTCGGCCGCGGAACGGACAAAAAGGCCCGGATCGCCTGGAACGCAGCTAATAATGTATGGCAAGCCGGAATCGAAGGCGATTTGCAGACCTTAGTCTGCAAGGATCACGTTTATGATGAGCTGATTCAGGTAGCGGGCGCGGTGACCGTGGACTCCAGCAGCAATGTAGGGATCGGCAAAACCCCAACCGACGATTACAAGCTGGATGTGAACGGCAACCTGCGGGCGACCAATTTCGCCCAGACCTCTTCCAGAACCTTCAAGGAGAACATCGCCAGCCTTCCGGTGAAAAAAGCCCTGGAGCTGCTGAACAAGCTGAAGCCTGTTACCTTCAACTACAAAGCGGAAAATGCCAAGAAACAGAATATCGGCTTCATCGCCGAGGACGTTCCGCAAATCTTCTCGACCACGGATCACAAGTCCGTTGTTCTGATGGATATCATCGCTGTGCTGACTACCGTTGTGCAGAAGCAGCAGAAGGAAGCCCAGGATATGCGGAAGCAGGTTAATGAACTTCAGGTTCAGGTAAAAGCCCTCGCAGGCGCATAA